The following are from one region of the Lacinutrix sp. Bg11-31 genome:
- a CDS encoding CoA transferase subunit B: MLDKTGIAKRIAKEVQDGYYVNLGIGIPTLVANYVRDDIEVEFQSENGVLGMGPFPFEGEEDADIINAGKQTITTLPGASFFDSAMSFAMIRGQHVDLTILGAMEVAENGDIANWKIPGKMVKGMGGAMDLVASAENIIVAMMHTNKRGESKILKNCSLPLTGVGCVKKVVTNLAVLEVTDKGFKLLERAPGVSVEEIKKATEGTLIIEGDIPEMSL, translated from the coding sequence ATGTTAGACAAAACAGGAATAGCAAAACGCATTGCAAAAGAGGTACAAGATGGTTACTACGTAAACTTAGGAATAGGTATTCCTACATTAGTAGCAAACTATGTGCGTGACGATATAGAAGTTGAATTTCAAAGTGAAAACGGAGTCCTTGGAATGGGGCCATTTCCTTTTGAAGGTGAGGAAGACGCAGATATTATTAACGCAGGAAAACAAACGATTACTACGCTTCCAGGTGCAAGTTTTTTTGATAGTGCAATGAGCTTTGCAATGATTCGTGGACAACACGTAGATTTAACCATTTTAGGAGCTATGGAAGTAGCTGAGAATGGGGATATAGCCAACTGGAAAATACCAGGAAAAATGGTTAAAGGAATGGGTGGAGCTATGGATTTAGTTGCAAGTGCAGAAAATATTATTGTTGCCATGATGCATACTAATAAAAGAGGAGAGTCTAAAATACTTAAAAACTGCTCTTTACCATTAACAGGTGTAGGTTGTGTTAAGAAAGTAGTAACTAATTTAGCTGTTTTAGAGGTTACAGATAAAGGTTTTAAACTTTTAGAACGCGCACCAGGAGTATCTGTTGAAGAAATTAAAAAAGCCACAGAAGGGACTTTAATTATAGAAGGTGATATTCCAGAAATGAGCTTATAG